A window of Zingiber officinale cultivar Zhangliang chromosome 5A, Zo_v1.1, whole genome shotgun sequence contains these coding sequences:
- the LOC121980466 gene encoding uncharacterized protein LOC121980466 isoform X1: MGFFSTVLGFFGFGWGITLILVIGSTYKSSPSPPTSSKISKLVMTMTTPQRPQSTTKRRTQNCIEGSSIFKDLSSAMRSLGKIGITDTSDIMDKLLVYCSSK; encoded by the exons ATGGGGTTCTTCAGCACGGTGTTAGGTTTCTTTGGATTTGGATGGGGGATCACTCTCATCTTGGTCATAGGTTCTACCTATAAATCTTCTCCCAGCCCGCCGACATCAAG TAAAATTTCAAAGCTGGTGATGACCATGACAACACCTCAAAGACCTCAAAGTACGACAAAGAGGAGGACCCAAAATTGCATCGAGGGAAGTAGTATCTTCAAAGATCTCTCTTCAGCTATGAGATCACTTGGGAAAATAGGAATAACTGATACCAGTGACATTATGGACAAGCTTTTGGTCTATTGCAGTTCAAAATGA
- the LOC121980466 gene encoding uncharacterized protein LOC121980466 isoform X3, which produces MGFFSTVLGFFGFGWGITLILVIGSTYKSSPSPPTSREVISIWDSTESMFKSHIDAGKVPQKEDLIKPGEIAKSLEVALLQALLASIFEILME; this is translated from the exons ATGGGGTTCTTCAGCACGGTGTTAGGTTTCTTTGGATTTGGATGGGGGATCACTCTCATCTTGGTCATAGGTTCTACCTATAAATCTTCTCCCAGCCCGCCGACATCAAG AGAAGTGATTAGTATATGGGATTCGACTGAGTCAATGTTCAAATCTCATATTGATGCTGGTAAAGTGCCACAAAAG GAAGATTTGATCAAGCCAGGGGAAATTGCAAAGAGTCTTGAGGTTGCACTTCTACAAGCATTGCTAGCTAGTATCTTTGAAATCTTAATGGAATAA
- the LOC121980466 gene encoding uncharacterized protein LOC121980466 isoform X2, whose product MGFFSTVLGFFGFGWGITLILVIGSTYKSSPSPPTSSREVISIWDSTESMFKSHIDAGKVPQKEDLIKPGEIAKSLEVALLQALLASIFEILME is encoded by the exons ATGGGGTTCTTCAGCACGGTGTTAGGTTTCTTTGGATTTGGATGGGGGATCACTCTCATCTTGGTCATAGGTTCTACCTATAAATCTTCTCCCAGCCCGCCGACATCAAG TAGAGAAGTGATTAGTATATGGGATTCGACTGAGTCAATGTTCAAATCTCATATTGATGCTGGTAAAGTGCCACAAAAG GAAGATTTGATCAAGCCAGGGGAAATTGCAAAGAGTCTTGAGGTTGCACTTCTACAAGCATTGCTAGCTAGTATCTTTGAAATCTTAATGGAATAA